The Planktothrix tepida PCC 9214 genome window below encodes:
- a CDS encoding DMT family transporter has translation MLFNRFNKPGIALGTILAFIGFGVLSVWFLSKAMQTIPLGTAYAVWTGIGALGTIILGILIFKDPVSLGRLFFLSLLVISLIGLKATSS, from the coding sequence GTGCTATTCAACAGATTCAATAAACCTGGCATCGCTCTAGGGACTATTTTAGCATTTATTGGGTTTGGGGTGTTAAGTGTTTGGTTCCTCAGTAAAGCCATGCAAACTATTCCTCTGGGTACTGCTTATGCCGTTTGGACAGGTATTGGAGCATTAGGAACTATAATTTTGGGAATTCTTATTTTTAAAGATCCGGTTAGTTTGGGAAGATTATTTTTTCTGAGTTTATTAGTAATTTCTTTAATTGGCTTAAAAGCAACTTCCTCCTAA
- a CDS encoding pentapeptide repeat-containing protein, which produces MLEPNSKERFDSKKALPGLKSSDLGTESESPTPKPRKAVANMILASVAVLSTGIAIWVWVENSRLSQRLKTEASNLTTSSAKKQPKNPQETLLTTKKCPECNLSKANLKKASLREAYLWKANLENADLNDANLELADLRGATLAGADLRDSQLASANLGYANLMGAKLNNVDFQQANLWQANLKNANLNNATFRQADLRKANLEGAILESANFLMANLTSANLKQAQLKNANLNGAILEDANLDKANLQNAVLTEANLTQANLGNGILNQANLQDANLSEAVLWLAQLEKVNLENANLEKAKLGYAKLNQANLNNAQLIDAVLEGASLEDAELKKANLKGAKLERANLLGAYLERANLQEANLAGADLRGANLSKANLQNAYLQGANLRGANLKGADLEGANLRDAQLKGATMPNGRIYVDEEEKE; this is translated from the coding sequence ATGCTAGAACCAAACTCCAAAGAACGCTTTGACTCGAAAAAAGCCTTACCTGGTTTAAAATCATCGGATTTAGGAACAGAATCAGAATCTCCAACCCCTAAACCTAGAAAAGCTGTTGCTAATATGATTTTGGCAAGTGTGGCTGTTTTGAGTACAGGAATAGCAATTTGGGTTTGGGTCGAAAATAGTCGCCTGAGCCAACGTTTGAAGACAGAAGCGTCTAATTTAACAACATCATCGGCTAAAAAGCAACCTAAAAATCCGCAAGAAACTCTATTAACAACAAAGAAATGTCCTGAATGTAATTTAAGTAAAGCTAATTTAAAAAAAGCGTCTTTGAGAGAAGCATATTTATGGAAAGCAAATTTAGAAAATGCTGATTTGAATGATGCAAATTTAGAGTTAGCTGATTTACGGGGTGCAACCTTAGCGGGTGCAGATTTACGAGATAGTCAATTGGCAAGTGCTAACTTAGGATATGCTAATTTAATGGGGGCAAAATTGAATAATGTTGATTTTCAACAAGCTAATTTATGGCAAGCTAATTTAAAAAATGCGAACCTCAATAATGCTACATTCAGACAAGCTGATTTACGCAAAGCAAATTTAGAAGGTGCTATTTTAGAATCTGCTAATTTCTTAATGGCTAATTTAACGTCAGCCAATCTCAAACAAGCTCAATTAAAAAATGCTAATCTCAATGGTGCTATTTTAGAAGATGCGAATTTAGACAAAGCTAACTTGCAAAATGCGGTTTTAACGGAAGCAAATTTAACCCAAGCCAATTTAGGGAATGGGATTTTAAATCAAGCGAATTTACAAGATGCTAATTTATCTGAAGCGGTGTTATGGTTAGCTCAATTAGAAAAGGTTAATTTAGAAAATGCCAATTTAGAAAAAGCCAAGTTAGGTTATGCTAAACTGAATCAAGCGAACTTGAATAATGCTCAATTAATTGATGCCGTATTAGAAGGTGCAAGCTTAGAAGATGCAGAGTTAAAAAAAGCAAATTTAAAAGGAGCAAAATTAGAACGAGCTAACTTATTAGGCGCGTATTTAGAACGAGCTAATTTACAAGAAGCCAATTTAGCGGGAGCAGATTTACGAGGAGCAAATTTAAGTAAAGCTAACTTGCAAAATGCCTATTTACAAGGGGCAAATTTACGCGGAGCTAACTTAAAAGGGGCAGATTTAGAGGGGGCAAATCTACGGGATGCCCAGTTAAAAGGAGCAACAATGCCGAATGGAAGAATTTATGTGGATGAAGAAGAAAAGGAATAA